The Mugil cephalus isolate CIBA_MC_2020 chromosome 11, CIBA_Mcephalus_1.1, whole genome shotgun sequence genome includes a window with the following:
- the sh3bp5la gene encoding SH3-binding domain protein 5-like, a: MEPGDLRESPAGSGESDAGEWREVIPGGEEEEVKASESASTTVESSLSDTCEGSDNEKPKSGSGEKLPSPYEEELDPRIQEELEHLNEASAEINNLELQLDDARSGYRKILTESARKLNAQSSQLGSCIEKARPYYEARRLAKEAQQETQKAALSYERAVSMHTAAREMVYVAEQGLMADGKNTLDPTWQEMLNHATAKVNEAEEERLRSEREHMRVTHACQEAEARVQMLQKSLKRVIIKSKPYFELKAQFNHILEEHKAKVLQLEQHVAKVKTRYSIALRNLEQISEQIHAQRGRDQVEGGHLTVCGGRSPPVGAESDAKVQAEGGACGGGGGGGGTARTIDLVEQYEEKERERAGSDSLSVFSLQTIASDLEKYDSIEHLGDLSDVGSVTGDEGEKERAMNNKRDKLTDATAKERKQQFCKQHHRSFSL; this comes from the exons ATGGAGCCAGGCGACCTGCGGGAGAGTCCCGCCGGCTCCGGGGAGTCAGATGCGGGGGAGTGGAGGGAGGTTATTCccgggggtgaggaggaggaggtcaaagCTTCCGAAAGTGCTTCGACAACAGTAGAGTCGTCTCTGAGTGACACCTGCGAGGGAAGCGACAACGAGAAACCGAAAAGCGGATCCGGGGAGAAGCTACCCAGCCCGTacgaggaggagctggaccCCAGGATCCAG GAAGAACTGGAGCATCTCAACGAAGCCAGCGCAGAGATCAACAACCTCGAGCTGCAGCTGGAT GATGCCAGATCCGGATACCGGAAGATCCTCACCGAGTCTGCCAGGAAGCTGAACGCGCAGAGCTCTCAACTCGGCAGCTGCATAGAGAAAGCGAGGCCGTACTATGAAGCTCGACGCCTTGCAAAGGAG GCGCAGCAGGAGACCCAGAAGGCAGCGCTGAGCTACGAGAGAGCGGTTTCTATGCACACAGCTGCCAGGGAGATGGTCTACGTGGCAGAGCAGGGCCTGATGGCCGACGGCAAGAACACTCTGGATCCCACCTGGCAGGAGATGCTGAACCACGCCACCGCCAAG GTGAACGAAGCCGAGGAGGAGCGACTCCGCAGCGAGAGGGAGCACATGCGAGTCACCCACGCCTGCCAGGAGGCCGAGGCTCGCGTTCAGATGCTGCAGAAGTCCCTCAAAAGAGTCATCATCAAGTCCAAGCCGTACTTTGAGCTCAAGGCCCAGTTCAACCACATACTGGAG GAGCACAAGGCCAAAGTGCTGCAGCTGGAACAGCACGTCGCCAAAGTCAAGACCCGCTACTCCATCGCCCTGAGGAACCTGGAGCAGATCAGCGAGCAGATCCACGCTCAGAGGGGGCGGGACCAGGTGGAGGGAGGACACCTCACCGTCTGCGGTGGGCGGAGCCCCCCCGTCGGAGCCGAGTCCGACGCCAAGGTCCAGGCGGAAGGCGGGGcctgcggcggcggcggcggcggcggtgggaCGGCGAGGACCATCGACCTGGTGGAGCAGTACGAGGAAAAGGAGCGAGAGCGGGCAGGGTCGGACTCCCTGTCCGTCTTCAGCCTGCAGACCATCGCGTCCGACCTGGAGAAGTACGACTCCATCGAGCACCTGGGAGACCTCAGCGACGTGGGCAGCGTGACCGGCGACGAGGGCGAGAAGGAGAGGGCGATGAATAACAAAAGGGACAAGCTGACGGACGCCACCGCCAAAGAGCGCAAGCAGCAGTTCTGCAAGCAGCACCATCGAAGCTTCAGCCTGTGA
- the mgat1a gene encoding alpha-1,3-mannosyl-glycoprotein 2-beta-N-acetylglucosaminyltransferase a, with translation MIRKRGSLIFCGAFLFVTWNAILALLLWSRPQTNQPGREQGEGAEGPTDDVVGDVLRMADAFEVELERQKEILLQIQSHKSLWEPLLRGGRKVVVTPPPQPVIPILVIACNRVTVRRCVDKLLQHRPSAELYPIIVSQDCGHADTAEVIRSYGDKVTHLKQPDLSDVSVRPEHKKFQGYYKISRHYRWALNQVFKTLSHSSVVIVEDDLEVAPDFFEYFRASLPLLKSDRSLWCVSAWNDNGRDGYVDPGQANLLYRTDFFPGLGWMLLREAWEELEPKWPAAFWDDWMRQPEQRRDRACIRPEISRTLTFGRQGVSLGQFYDKYLRYIKLNAEFVPFTKLDLSYLKEETYRDKFEKEVYSAPVATYEDVKQGQLKGPGPFRLQYSSKDSFKMMAKNLGIMDDLKSGVPRTGYRGVVSFMSRGRRIYLAPPPGWTQYDPTWS, from the exons ATGATTCGCAAGAGAGGCTCTCTCATTTTCTGTGGCGCCTTCCTGTTCGTCACCTGGAACGCCATACTGGCGCTCCTGCTGTGGAGCCGCCCCCAGACCAACCAGCCCGGCCGGGAGCAGGGCGAAGGGGCCGAGGGCCCCACGGACGACGTGGTGGGCGACGTGCTCCGGATGGCCGACGCCTTCGAGGTGGAGCTcgagaggcagaaagaaatcCTGCTGCAGATCCAGAGTCACAAGTCTCTGTGGGAGCCGCTGCTCAGAGGTGGAAGGAAGGTCGTCGTCACCCCCCCACCTCAGCCTGTCATCCCCATCCTGGTTATCGCCTGTAACCGGGTCACCGTGAGGCGCTGCGTGGACAAGCTCCTGCAGCACCGTCCGTCTGCGGAGCTCTACCCGATCATCGTGAGTCAAGACTGCGGACACGCCGACACGGCCGAGGTGATCCGCTCCTACGGAGATAAAGTCACTCACCTGAAGCAGCCGGACCTGTCGGACGTGTCCGTGCGCCCGGAGCACAAGAAGTTTCAGGGCTACTACAAAATCTCCAGGCATTACCGCTGGGCTCTCAACCAAGTGTTCAAGACCCTTTCTCATTCCTCTGTTGTGATTGTAGAGGATGATCTGGAG GTGGCGCCAGACTTCTTTGAGTATTTCCGCGCCTCGTTGCCGCTCCTGAAATCCGACCGCAgcctgtggtgtgtgtctgcctggAATGACAATGGCAGAGATGGGTACGTGGATCCCGGCCAGGCCAACCTGCTGTACCGGACGGACTTCTTCCCCGGCCTGGGGTGGATGCTCCTCAGGGAAGcgtgggaggagctggagccCAAGTGGCCCGCTGCATTCTGGGACGACTGGATGCGTCAGCCCGAGCAGCGCCGCGACCGAGCCTGCATTCGCCCAGAGATCTCGCGGACGTTGACTTTCGGGCGTCAGGGCGTGAGCCTGGGCCAGTTTTACGACAAGTACCTACGCTACATTAAGCTCAACGCTGAGTTTGTGCCTTTCACCAAATTAGACCTGAGTTACTTGAAGGAGGAGACGTACAGAGACAAGTTTGAGAAGGAAGTTTACAGTGCTCCCGTGGCTACGTATGAAGATGTGAAGCAGGGGCAGCTAAAGGGGCCGGGGCCCTTCCGCCTTCAGTACTCGAGTAAGGACAGCTTCAAAATGATGGCCAAGAACCTGGGAATCATGGACGACCTGAAGTCTGGAGTCCCGAGGACAGGGTACAGAGGGGTGGTCAGTTTCATGTCCAGAGGGAGGAGAATCTACTTGGCGCCACCTCCAGGATGGACTCAGTATGACCCCACCTGGAGCTGA
- the LOC125016296 gene encoding uncharacterized protein LOC125016296 yields the protein MASTPSASALSAVLRCRGNIWSRNPSSKRPAASAYSLGLSGAALRDSRLGRAGTEQKSLWGSLPLKERVVPGGRLAVVCRRSGSLGGQRLREKDSVEVKKCFPKLSPSRGPRSAGAALHNAPARQLSTHLPATEKYSKMMIKGQTCSDLRVCKVVFVRDSCGPTVFSLKLPGTRVGWREAAAGQIPGFVLSGWLTVRNTCLSLSGLVSRIVAVQLAVMCGDAQRHLLRQEENTGGGPQAHGQTHNSSKDESGRKMEQDRPD from the exons ATGGCTTCCACCCCCTCCGCCTCGGCCCTGTCCGCCGTCCTCCGGTGTCGGGGGAATATCTGGAGCAGGAATCCGTCGAGCAAGCGGCCTGCCGCCTCGGCGTACAGCCTCGGGCTGTCCGGAGCGGCTCTGCGCGACTCACGGCTGGGACGCGCCGGGACGGAGCAGAAGTCGTTGTGGGGGAGTTTACCCCTGAAAGAGCGCGTCGTGCCGGGTGGAAGACTGGCTGTGGTGTGTAGGAGGTCTGGGAGTCTGGGAGGTCAAAGGCTGAGAGAGAAAGATTCGGTGGAAGTTAAGAAATGTTTTCCAAAACTTTCTCCGTCCCGGGGGCCGCGCTCCGCCGGGGCCGCGCTCCACAACGCTCCGGCGCGTCAGCTGTCAACTCACCTGCCCGCAACAGAGAAATACTCTAAAATGATGATTAAAGGCCAAACCTGCTCCGACCTACGCGTCTGTAAGGTCGTGTTTGTTCGGGACAGCTGTGGACCCACGGTCTTCTCTCTGAAGCTGCCCGGGACGCGTGTGGGCTGGAGGGAGGCGGCGGCAGGACAGATCCCGGGGTTCGTGTTGAGTGGCTGGTTAACGGTGAGAAACACCTGTTTGTCTCTGAGCGGCCTCGTGTCCAGGATTGTCGCTGTGCAGTTGGCGGTGATGTGCGGTGACGCACAACGACACCTGCTGCGCCAAGAGGAAAATACGGGCGGCGGACCGCAG GCGCACGGACAAACCCACAACTCCTCCAAAGACGAGTCTGGACGGAAGATGGAGCAGGACAGACCTGACTGA